A genomic window from Haladaptatus caseinilyticus includes:
- a CDS encoding multiprotein bridging factor aMBF1, whose protein sequence is MVQCEMCGAETASPKKIKVEGAELDVCDNCADFGTEVKTQQTSSTSTKYSTSSSSGKSSGSTSTSRSSSGGSRSRPSDMFDDMDEIAQDYDDRIRNARESDGLSQEDLAKELNEKASLIRKLERGDMLPSDSVQKKLEKKLDISLNAGSSGADDEEWSGGSSTGGTTLGDVVKRKD, encoded by the coding sequence ATGGTTCAGTGTGAGATGTGCGGTGCCGAAACGGCCTCGCCGAAGAAGATCAAGGTCGAAGGTGCGGAGTTGGATGTCTGTGACAACTGCGCTGACTTCGGGACGGAAGTGAAGACTCAGCAGACCTCTTCTACGTCCACGAAATACTCTACCTCCTCATCCTCGGGCAAGTCCAGCGGGAGTACCAGTACCTCGCGCTCGTCGTCGGGCGGCTCGCGCTCGCGCCCCTCGGACATGTTCGACGACATGGACGAAATCGCACAGGATTACGACGACCGAATACGCAACGCGCGCGAATCCGATGGGCTGAGTCAGGAAGACCTTGCCAAAGAACTCAACGAGAAGGCGAGCCTCATCCGAAAGCTCGAACGCGGTGACATGCTTCCAAGCGACAGCGTGCAGAAGAAGCTCGAGAAAAAGCTCGATATCAGTCTCAACGCCGGGAGTTCCGGAGCGGACGATGAGGAGTGGAGCGGCGGCAGTTCGACCGGCGGCACGACCCTCGGCGACGTGGTCAAGCGGAAGGACTGA
- a CDS encoding CDP-alcohol phosphatidyltransferase family protein, with the protein MTLDQLRPVANRALRPFVSASKQAGLTPDAISVIAFLLAGGAGWAFYLGETMPMWYLVGAILVFLNGWLDLLDGALARELGTDSKAGDLLDHVLDRYADIVLIAGLSAGLGQYALGLAAVTGVLMTSYLGTQAQAVGLDRVYGGLVGRADRLALIGLVGGIAAFVGSVGGYSLVALLLGFLAVIGHFTALQRFYYSWHALA; encoded by the coding sequence ATGACGCTCGACCAACTCCGCCCCGTCGCAAATCGTGCGCTCCGCCCGTTCGTTTCGGCGTCGAAGCAAGCCGGGTTGACCCCAGACGCCATCAGCGTTATCGCGTTCCTGCTCGCTGGCGGTGCGGGATGGGCGTTCTACCTCGGTGAAACGATGCCGATGTGGTATCTCGTCGGCGCGATACTCGTCTTCCTGAACGGCTGGCTCGACCTGCTCGACGGAGCACTGGCGCGCGAACTCGGCACGGACTCCAAAGCTGGAGATTTGCTCGACCACGTGCTCGACCGTTACGCGGACATCGTCCTCATCGCCGGACTCTCCGCGGGACTCGGCCAATATGCCCTCGGACTTGCGGCAGTAACCGGCGTCCTGATGACGTCGTACCTCGGTACGCAAGCCCAAGCAGTCGGTCTCGACCGCGTGTACGGTGGTTTGGTCGGACGGGCGGACAGGCTCGCCCTCATCGGACTCGTCGGTGGTATCGCCGCCTTCGTTGGGTCCGTCGGTGGCTACTCGCTCGTGGCGCTTCTGCTCGGATTTCTCGCCGTAATCGGGCATTTCACCGCGCTTCAGCGGTTCTATTACTCGTGGCACGCGCTGGCCTGA
- a CDS encoding adenylate kinase family protein — MRVAVTGTPGTGKTTVTEMIESDLEVVHLNDVIREEGLDEGTDEERDSLLADFDAVREWLTERDRENDDAGLLVDSHLAHHFDADRVVVLRCHPAQLEERLTDRGETQAKAEENADSEALDVILSEAVAAHGTETVYEIETTDRTPADVSADIEAVIRGERAPSAGTVDYIDYL, encoded by the coding sequence GTGAGGGTTGCCGTGACCGGAACCCCGGGGACTGGAAAAACGACCGTGACCGAAATGATCGAATCCGACCTCGAGGTGGTCCATCTGAACGATGTGATACGGGAGGAGGGGCTGGACGAGGGCACGGACGAAGAGCGGGACAGTCTCCTCGCGGATTTCGACGCGGTTCGAGAGTGGTTGACAGAGCGTGACCGGGAGAACGACGACGCTGGTCTCCTCGTAGATTCACATTTGGCACACCACTTCGATGCGGACAGGGTCGTCGTCCTTCGATGCCACCCAGCGCAACTGGAAGAACGACTAACGGACCGCGGCGAAACGCAAGCGAAAGCCGAGGAGAACGCGGATAGTGAAGCTCTCGACGTAATCCTCTCGGAAGCCGTTGCAGCACACGGCACCGAAACGGTGTACGAAATCGAGACGACCGACCGAACGCCGGCGGACGTGTCAGCCGACATCGAAGCGGTTATCCGAGGAGAGCGCGCGCCTTCCGCTGGAACTGTCGATTACATCGATTATCTATGA
- the hisC gene encoding histidinol-phosphate transaminase yields MEPRDLSAHVAYQAGRGIEEVARELGFDPDDLVKLASNENPFGPSPAAVDAIRTGAGNASSYPKASHTDLTARLAKRWAVEPVQVWLANGGDGALDYLSRAMLDPGDEVLVPSPGFAYYGMSARYHHGEVNDYSLSKSDGFGLTADTVLSAYDGERIVYLTSPHNPSGGVFSLDTIESIADETDERTLVVVDEAYGEYAETETAISLLDERDDVAVLRTFSKAFGLAGVRLGYAVVPDDWADAYARVNTPFAASELACRAGLAALSDDEHVEKSVETARWAREYIYETLDASTWESHGNFVLAEVGSATEVADAVQERGVILRDCTSFGLPECVRITCGTKDETKRAVRELNEVLSA; encoded by the coding sequence ATGGAACCACGAGACCTCTCCGCGCACGTAGCGTATCAGGCCGGGCGGGGCATCGAAGAGGTCGCTCGGGAACTCGGATTCGACCCCGACGACCTCGTGAAACTCGCGTCGAACGAGAACCCGTTCGGCCCGAGTCCGGCGGCAGTCGATGCCATTCGAACCGGGGCAGGGAACGCCAGTTCCTACCCGAAAGCGTCGCATACGGATCTCACCGCACGACTCGCCAAGCGATGGGCCGTCGAACCGGTGCAGGTGTGGCTGGCCAACGGCGGCGATGGTGCGCTCGATTACCTCTCCCGAGCGATGCTCGACCCCGGTGACGAAGTCCTGGTACCGTCACCGGGTTTCGCCTACTACGGCATGAGTGCACGCTACCACCACGGCGAGGTGAACGACTACTCCCTCTCGAAGTCGGACGGGTTCGGACTCACCGCGGACACCGTCCTTTCGGCCTACGACGGGGAACGAATCGTCTATCTCACCAGTCCGCACAACCCGTCCGGCGGGGTTTTCTCGCTGGACACGATCGAATCGATCGCGGACGAAACGGACGAACGAACTCTCGTCGTCGTGGACGAGGCGTATGGCGAATACGCCGAAACGGAGACCGCGATTTCCCTGCTCGACGAGCGCGACGACGTGGCCGTTCTCAGAACATTCTCCAAGGCGTTCGGGCTGGCTGGCGTCCGACTCGGCTACGCCGTCGTTCCCGACGATTGGGCCGACGCCTACGCCCGAGTCAACACGCCGTTCGCCGCGAGCGAACTCGCCTGTCGGGCCGGACTCGCCGCGCTCTCGGACGACGAGCATGTCGAGAAATCGGTCGAGACAGCGCGCTGGGCGCGCGAATACATCTACGAAACGCTCGACGCATCGACGTGGGAAAGCCACGGCAACTTCGTTCTCGCGGAGGTCGGATCCGCCACCGAGGTCGCCGACGCGGTTCAGGAGCGTGGCGTCATCCTCCGTGACTGTACGAGTTTCGGCCTCCCCGAATGCGTTCGAATAACCTGTGGGACGAAAGACGAAACCAAGCGGGCAGTCCGCGAACTCAACGAGGTGCTCTCGGCGTGA
- a CDS encoding TIGR03557 family F420-dependent LLM class oxidoreductase, which produces MTQIGYTLSSEEHGPNELIEHAVRAEEVGFGFASISDHYHPWVSKQGHSPFVWSTLGGVAHATESLPVGVGVTCPIMRIHPAIVAQAAATAATMFDGEFFLGVGTGERLNEHVTGEHWPEHAIRLEMLEEAIEIMRTLWQGGQQSYYGDHFTVENARLYTLPEEPPDIIVSAYGERTAKAAAELGDGFWSVGPQDEVEIFDEAGGDGPRYSQMTVCYAEDEEEAIDTAYEWWPNSAIAGELNSQLPTPTHFEQACEMVSREDIAEGSIVTDPDPETHIDNIQQFVEAGYDHVYVHQVGPDQESFFDFYEREVLPEFQ; this is translated from the coding sequence ATGACGCAGATCGGCTATACCCTGTCGAGCGAAGAACACGGCCCGAACGAACTCATCGAACACGCTGTCCGCGCCGAGGAAGTGGGCTTCGGGTTCGCGTCCATCTCGGACCACTATCATCCATGGGTAAGCAAACAGGGACACAGTCCCTTCGTCTGGTCAACGTTGGGCGGTGTCGCACACGCCACGGAGAGCCTTCCGGTCGGTGTCGGTGTAACCTGTCCCATCATGCGAATCCATCCGGCAATCGTCGCACAGGCCGCAGCCACTGCCGCGACGATGTTCGACGGCGAGTTCTTCCTCGGCGTCGGCACGGGGGAGCGACTGAACGAACACGTGACCGGCGAACACTGGCCCGAGCACGCGATCCGACTCGAAATGCTCGAAGAGGCCATCGAAATCATGCGAACATTGTGGCAGGGTGGGCAGCAGAGCTACTACGGCGACCACTTCACGGTCGAAAACGCACGCCTGTACACCCTGCCGGAAGAACCGCCGGACATCATCGTTTCGGCGTACGGCGAACGAACGGCGAAGGCCGCTGCAGAACTCGGCGACGGGTTTTGGAGCGTCGGCCCACAAGACGAGGTGGAAATATTCGACGAAGCGGGCGGAGACGGCCCGCGATACAGCCAGATGACGGTCTGTTACGCCGAGGACGAAGAGGAGGCCATCGATACGGCCTACGAGTGGTGGCCGAACAGCGCAATCGCGGGTGAACTCAACTCGCAGCTGCCGACGCCGACGCATTTCGAGCAGGCCTGCGAAATGGTCTCACGCGAGGACATCGCCGAGGGGAGCATCGTCACCGACCCCGACCCCGAGACACATATCGACAATATCCAACAGTTCGTGGAAGCGGGATACGACCACGTTTACGTTCATCAAGTCGGCCCCGACCAGGAGTCGTTTTTCGACTTTTACGAGCGTGAAGTGTTGCCGGAATTCCAGTGA
- the tpiA gene encoding triose-phosphate isomerase, translated as MFVLVNLKAYPCDPIEIAEAVRDVSDDSGVDIAVAPQTAHLSRVAETGVETWGQHVSPVEHGSHTGSTLAEAVADAGATGTMLNHSENRLKLAAIDAGLDAAERVGLGTTVCANNPEQVGAVAALGPDAVAVEPPELIGTGTPVSKADPDIVTDAVAAAEAVDEDVSVFCGAGISTGEDLVAARELGAEGVLLASGVAKADDPTAALEDLVEPL; from the coding sequence ATGTTCGTACTCGTCAACCTGAAAGCGTATCCCTGTGACCCGATCGAAATCGCGGAAGCGGTTCGCGACGTGAGCGACGATAGCGGGGTGGACATCGCCGTCGCACCGCAGACGGCCCACCTGTCGCGAGTCGCGGAGACCGGCGTCGAGACATGGGGACAACACGTCAGTCCGGTCGAGCACGGAAGCCACACCGGGAGCACCCTCGCGGAGGCAGTCGCCGACGCAGGCGCGACCGGGACCATGCTCAACCACTCCGAAAATCGCCTCAAGCTCGCGGCTATCGACGCCGGACTGGACGCCGCGGAGCGCGTCGGACTCGGGACGACCGTCTGCGCGAACAACCCCGAACAGGTCGGTGCGGTCGCGGCTCTCGGTCCGGATGCCGTCGCGGTCGAACCGCCCGAGCTCATCGGAACCGGTACGCCGGTCAGCAAAGCCGACCCGGATATCGTCACCGACGCGGTAGCGGCCGCCGAGGCGGTGGACGAGGACGTGAGCGTCTTCTGCGGCGCGGGAATCAGCACCGGCGAAGACCTCGTCGCGGCGAGGGAGTTGGGTGCGGAAGGCGTGTTGCTGGCCAGCGGCGTGGCGAAAGCCGACGACCCGACTGCGGCGCTCGAAGACCTCGTCGAACCGCTCTAA
- a CDS encoding DNA polymerase Y family protein — translation MPNRGGSRLPGVEGESEERIVFHVDMDCFYAACERLREPQLEGVPVVVGMGYEDGESHGAVATASYEAREHGVESAQAIGKALERLPRKAAENHSESDTGTSDPDAEDRPAAVGYYRPVDIEFYKSVSEDVRAILHDCADTVREVSIDEAYLDVTDRTAWKVAEGFARHVKNRIEREVGVPASVGVAPNMSTAKIASDYDKPNGLVVVEPGTVRDFLAPLDVSEIHGVGPVTARDLHEMDIETAGDLAEADPRALADRFGERGRELYHRARGDDDREVTPTGRPKSLSRESAFTGATSASTEKRSRVKTLATAVAERARDRNAMYRTIGVKVVTPPFDVHTRERSLPGPVDDRELVSEIALDLLSEFADERVRKVGVRVSNLQFTEIDQTSLDGFDAPKSTVSEPEDTDPEEGTKLNGEKQDEDNREADRRSETEETRTSRSGQVSLSDF, via the coding sequence ATGCCGAACCGCGGCGGTTCACGCTTACCCGGTGTCGAGGGCGAGTCCGAGGAGCGTATCGTTTTCCACGTAGATATGGATTGTTTTTATGCGGCCTGTGAACGTCTCCGCGAACCGCAACTCGAAGGAGTACCGGTCGTCGTCGGAATGGGATACGAGGACGGTGAATCGCACGGCGCCGTCGCCACCGCAAGCTACGAAGCCCGTGAACACGGCGTCGAGAGTGCACAAGCCATCGGGAAGGCGCTCGAGCGACTGCCGCGGAAGGCGGCCGAGAACCATTCCGAGAGCGATACGGGAACGTCCGACCCCGATGCGGAAGACAGGCCTGCGGCCGTAGGTTACTACCGCCCCGTGGATATCGAGTTCTATAAATCCGTCAGCGAGGACGTGCGGGCAATCCTCCACGACTGTGCGGACACCGTACGCGAGGTGAGCATCGACGAAGCCTACCTCGACGTAACCGACCGAACGGCGTGGAAAGTCGCCGAAGGGTTCGCCAGGCACGTCAAAAATCGAATCGAACGTGAGGTGGGTGTCCCCGCGAGTGTCGGTGTCGCCCCGAATATGAGCACAGCAAAGATCGCCAGCGATTACGATAAACCGAACGGACTGGTCGTGGTCGAACCGGGGACCGTCCGGGACTTCCTCGCGCCGTTAGACGTTTCCGAAATTCATGGGGTCGGCCCGGTCACCGCGCGAGACCTCCACGAGATGGATATCGAGACGGCGGGTGACTTGGCAGAGGCAGATCCGCGCGCGCTCGCGGACCGATTCGGCGAACGCGGGCGCGAACTCTACCACAGAGCACGGGGTGACGACGACCGGGAAGTCACGCCGACGGGTCGCCCCAAGAGCCTCTCCCGTGAATCCGCGTTTACCGGCGCGACGAGCGCTTCGACCGAAAAGCGGTCGCGCGTGAAAACGTTGGCAACCGCGGTTGCGGAACGGGCGCGCGACCGAAACGCCATGTACCGCACTATCGGTGTGAAAGTCGTGACACCCCCGTTCGACGTTCATACTCGCGAGCGGTCACTCCCCGGGCCAGTTGACGACCGCGAACTAGTTTCGGAAATCGCACTCGACTTACTGTCGGAGTTCGCAGACGAACGCGTTCGAAAAGTCGGGGTTCGTGTCTCGAACCTCCAGTTCACCGAAATCGACCAGACGAGTCTGGACGGGTTCGATGCCCCGAAGAGTACGGTATCGGAACCGGAAGACACTGACCCCGAGGAGGGGACGAAGCTGAATGGCGAAAAGCAGGACGAGGATAACCGAGAAGCGGATCGGAGAAGTGAAACGGAGGAAACACGAACGTCCCGATCCGGTCAAGTGTCGCTTTCCGACTTCTGA
- a CDS encoding HalOD1 output domain-containing protein, which translates to MDDSAEHESSIDDRPSIRVINAIAEHEGTTPTEIRPVLYDIIEPDALDSLFAETQHGESRADGHVTFQYGSSEVTVYSDGRVEIVQSYPGQSDESSNSAITTFNSSSGDN; encoded by the coding sequence ATGGATGATTCCGCCGAGCACGAGTCGAGCATCGATGACCGACCAAGTATTCGGGTAATTAACGCCATCGCAGAGCACGAAGGGACGACCCCTACGGAAATCAGGCCGGTTCTATACGACATCATCGAACCTGACGCGCTCGACTCACTGTTTGCGGAGACACAACACGGCGAGTCCCGGGCGGACGGCCACGTTACGTTCCAGTATGGTTCAAGCGAGGTGACGGTCTACAGTGATGGTCGAGTCGAGATTGTCCAAAGTTATCCCGGGCAATCCGACGAATCGTCTAATTCAGCGATCACGACGTTTAACTCCTCGTCGGGCGATAACTGA
- a CDS encoding HalOD1 output domain-containing protein: MGIEIENVSDDNPAETTSTYVFDIESEMANGHTCAGIVRILAKIMDENPNEMRPLHAVVNCDAIDALFRTRRYGEARDNVSITFHYDVYEVTVDASGKVAVTE, translated from the coding sequence ATGGGAATAGAAATAGAGAACGTCAGTGACGACAATCCTGCCGAGACGACTTCGACGTATGTCTTCGATATCGAATCGGAAATGGCAAACGGACACACGTGTGCGGGAATCGTACGCATCCTCGCAAAAATAATGGACGAGAACCCGAACGAGATGCGACCGCTCCACGCGGTAGTGAATTGCGACGCCATCGACGCACTCTTTCGCACCCGACGGTACGGCGAGGCGCGTGACAACGTCTCGATCACCTTCCATTACGACGTGTACGAAGTAACGGTCGACGCAAGCGGCAAAGTGGCCGTAACCGAGTAA
- a CDS encoding metal-dependent hydrolase: MMPWGHAAFGYVVYSLGHRLWTRAPPSGLAVLALLFGTQLPDLVDKPLSWGLHLFPQGYSIGHSVFVAVPVGMIVLTIAMLKDRSTVGVAFAVGYWSHLAGDVLIRILGRDESPFAPILWPVVTLPPYGHEVSLFERAFSIIGAFLYSLSTEKQLMVLGIYLAPYLLVFVLWLLDGAPIVSELRQAVAGR; this comes from the coding sequence ATGATGCCGTGGGGCCACGCCGCGTTCGGATACGTCGTGTACTCGCTCGGTCATCGTCTTTGGACGCGTGCACCTCCCTCCGGACTGGCGGTTCTTGCCCTCCTCTTTGGAACCCAGTTGCCGGATTTGGTGGACAAACCCCTTTCGTGGGGCCTCCATCTGTTTCCGCAGGGTTACTCGATTGGTCATTCGGTGTTCGTCGCGGTGCCCGTCGGGATGATTGTACTCACCATCGCGATGCTGAAAGACCGGTCCACGGTCGGCGTTGCTTTCGCCGTCGGCTACTGGTCGCACCTGGCTGGTGACGTCCTCATCAGAATTCTCGGGCGAGACGAATCTCCGTTCGCCCCCATTTTATGGCCAGTCGTGACGCTTCCGCCGTATGGTCACGAGGTATCCCTCTTCGAACGCGCGTTCAGCATCATCGGCGCGTTCCTGTACTCGCTCTCGACGGAAAAGCAGTTGATGGTACTCGGAATCTACCTCGCGCCGTACCTCCTCGTGTTCGTTCTCTGGCTGTTGGACGGCGCACCGATCGTTTCGGAACTCCGGCAGGCAGTTGCAGGGCGATAA